From the Argopecten irradians isolate NY chromosome 13, Ai_NY, whole genome shotgun sequence genome, one window contains:
- the LOC138306332 gene encoding beta-1,3-galactosyltransferase 5-like isoform X2 codes for MASITIHICSTKIARLARKGIFFIPGVLTFWCIWGIVTYSVYYFPDSDVDISKPFLMQPQLDCTGQSPKSTIITVISKASNMIQRDTIRQTWGSAEMQLEYNFTLYFLLGTEKGADIAKELRIHGDVIQADIVENYFHLTAKTVEAFKWMKLFCHKADYFLKIDDDVFFDLEFLKEVQGNKTYIPDEVILGDCVFNVLPDRSSSKYGVSFDEYPFRQYPPYCGGPGYMMTLQTARAIYNKMLTTRMFKFEDVYIGIVASKLGFSVKGVKYFVHLFDKKKGNQDFLIRCSRVTHHLTPEDILFYWDEVRNSKRFREDCV; via the exons ATGGCGTCAATCACT ATTCATATCTGCAGTACGAAGATAGCAAGGCTTGCACGCAAGGGGATCTTTTTTATCCCGGGGGTGCTGACATTCTGGTGTATTTGGGGCATAGTGACCTATTCAGTGTATTACTTTCCTGACAGTGACGTAGATATATCGAAACCATTTCTAATGCAACCACAGCTTGACTGCACTGGTCAATCTCCAAAAAGTACCATTATAACAGTAATTAGCAAAGCATCTAATATGATACAACGCGATACAATACGTCAAACTTGGGGAAGTGCTGAAATGCAGTTGGAATATAATTTTACACTATACTTTTTGCTTGGCACGGAAAAAGGTGCAGATATTGCTAAGGAATTAAGAATCCACGGTGACGTAATACAGGCCGATATTGTGGAGAATTACTTTCACTTAACAGCGAAAACTGTTGAAGCCTTTAAATGGATGAAGCTGTTCTGCCACAAAGcagactattttttgaaaattgatgaCGATGTTTTCTTTGATCTTGAATTTCTGAAAGAAGTTCAAGGCAATAAAACATACATCCCCGATGAAGTCATTCTTGGGGACTGTGTCTTTAATGTACTTCCAGACCGGAGCTCAAGCAAATATGGAGTTTCTTTTGACGAGTATCCTTTTAGACAGTATCCACCCTACTGTGGTGGGCCCGGATACATGATGACGCTGCAAACAGCTAGAGCAATATACAACAAAATGTTAACAACTCGAATGTTCAAATTCGAAGACGTATATATCGGTATTGTTGCGTCTAAATTGGGTTTTAGTGTCAAAGGTGTGAAATATTTTGTCCATTTATTTGACAAGAAAAAAGGAAACCAGGACTTCTTAATCAGATGCTCAAGAGTCACACATCATCTGACACCTGAAGACATTCTGTTCTATTGGGATGAGGTGAGGAACTCTAAGAGATTTAGAGAGGACTGTGTCTGA